A stretch of DNA from Clostridium sp. JN-9:
TTGGACTTGGTGATATGCTTGATAGGGTTGTGCAGCACTTTGATGAAGATGAAAACTATAGTGAAGAGGATGAAAACATAAAAATAGCCTTTGTTGGCAAACCCAATGTGGGAAAATCTTCATTAATAAATAAACTTTTAGGGGAAGAAAGAGTTATTGTAAGTGATATTCCTGGAACAACAAGGGATTCAATAGACAGTTACATAGAAACAGATGATGGCAAATTTACTTTGATAGATACTGCCGGCTTAAGAAGAAAAAGCAAAGTAAAGGAGCAGATAGAAAGATATAGTGTAATTAGAACATATACAGCTATAGAAAGAGCTGATGTGTGCATACTTATGATTGATTCCAAAGATGGAATCAGCGAGCAGGATGAAAAAATTATAGGATATGCACATGAAATGAGTAAAGCTATAATGGTAGTAGTGAATAAATGGGATTTAATTGAAAAAGATACTAAAACAATGGATTTTTTCAAAAAAAACTTACAATATAATCTTTCATTTATGCCATATGCACCTTATTTGTTTATATCTGCCAAAAGCGGTCAGAGAGTGCAGAAGGTACTTCAGATTGCAAGGCAATGTTATGCTAACTATAGCAAAAGAATTAAAACTGGTGTGCTAAATGATGTAATAAGCAGAGCTGTAATGATGAAGGAACCTCCAGTAGTGGGGACAAAAAGACTTAAAATTTATTATGTAACACAAACAGGTACCAAACCTCCAACTTTTGTTTTCTTTGTAAATGATTCATCTACAATTCATTTTTCTTATGAAAGATATATAGAAAACCAGTTGAGAGAAAGCTTTGATTTCAGCGGAACTGGAATAAAAATGGAGTTTAGAGAAAGGAAGGAATAAAAATGTGCTGCAATGTTGCTATATTAGGAGCAGGAAGTTTTGGGACAGCTTTAGCTGTAATGCTTTCTAAAAATGGGCATAAAATAAATATTTGGGACAGAAATGAGAAAACAGTTGAAGATATAAATGTTAAAAGAGAAAACATTAAATATCTCCATAATGTTATTATTCCTAGTGGAGTAAATGCTTATAATAATAAAAAGGAAGCAATAAATGAATGTGATTATGTAATTTTGGCAGTTCCATCACATGTTATCAGGAGTATTTGTAAGGATATAAAAGAACTTGTAAATAAAGATCAAATAATAATAAGCATTGCAAAGGGCATAGAAGAACATACTGGGAAAAGACTGTCACAGGTAATTCAGGAAGAACTTCCAGAAAGTCCTGTGGTAATTTTATCAGGACCAAGTCATGCCGAAGAAGTTGCTCAGGATATTCCAACCACTGTGGTAGTTTCCTCATTAAACATGGAATATGCTGATAAAGTTCAAAATTTATTTATGAATAATAAATTCAGAGTGTATACCAATGATGACTTAATAGGTGTTGAAATTGGTGGAGCAGTTAAAAATATCATTGCTCTTGCTGCGGGAATTTCAGATGGAATTGGATGCGGTGATAATACTAAAGCTGCCTTAATGACCAGGGGAATGAGCGAGATAGTAAGAATTGGAGTCAAGCTTGGAGGAAAGCCTGAAACATTTTCAGGACTTACTGGAATGGGCGATTTAATTGTGACCTGCACCAGTATGCACAGCAGAAACAGAAGAGCAGGAATATTAATTGGCAAAGGCATGTCACTTAATGAAGCTGCTGATCAGATAGGCATGGTTGTTGAGGGAGCAAAAGCATGCAGGGCATTTTATGAATTAAAGGATAAAATCCATGTAGATATGCCAATCACTGATACTTTGTATAAAGTATTATTTGAAGGAAAAGACCCCAAGTATGGTGTTTATGAATTAATGACAAGAGATAAAAAACAAGAAAGTTATTAAAAGTACAGCAAAAGCTGTACTTTTTTTTACCATAAAGTAATATACTCTTACAAAAGATAATATATATATATTGTCAATAATAGATAAGTGGGAGGTATATCTTGGAAAGCTTTGATATATACAAGGACATTGCTGAAAGAACTCAAGGTGACATCTACGTAGGGGTGGTTGGGCCAGTAAGAACAGGTAAATCCACATTCATAAAAAGGTTTATGGAAATTATGGTTCTTCCGAAAATTGAGAATTCATATAAACAGCAAAGAGCAAAAGATGAACTGCCACAAAGTGGTAGCGGCAAGTCTATTCACACTACAGAACCTAAATTTGTACCCAATGAAGCAGTGGAAATTTCATTAGATGATAACACAAAACTTAAAGTAAGAATGGTTGATTGTGTTGGATACATTGTAAAAAGCGCTCTTGGTTACATGGAAGGCGAAAATTCAAAAATGGTTACCACTCCATGGTATGATTATGAAATACCTTTTGAGGAAGCAGCAGAACTTGGCACTAAAAAAGTAATTAATGAACATTCAACCATAGGGCTGGTTGTTACTACAGATGGATCCATAACGGATATTAAAAGGGAGGATTATGTAGAAGCAGAAGAAAGGGTAGTCAATGAATTAAAGTCAATAAACAAGCCTTTTATTATGATTTTAAATTCTAAACATGTAGATAATGAAGAAACAATACAACTTAAGAATGAACTTGAAGAAAAATATGATGTACCTGTTCAGGCTATGGATGTACTTAACATGAATGAACAGGATATCGAGGATACATTACAAAGGGTACTTAAAGAGTTCCCTGTAAAAGAAATTAATATAAATATGCCTGAATGGATAGAAAAATTAGATTCAAAACATTGGCTTAAAATCGAATTTGTAAATGTAGTTAAGAGTCTATGCAAAAACATATTAAAAATAAGAGATATAGGTAAATCTGTAGATGGACTTAGGAATAGTGAATTTCTAGATGAATCTAAAATAAATGAAATTAATATGGGACAAGGGACTGCTACAGTATCATTAAAGCCAAAGCATGGTATGTTTTATAGGATACTTGGAGAGGTATGCGGTCAGGAAATATCAGGTGAAAGTGATCTTCTGAATATTCTTAAGGATATGCACTCAGCAAAGTGTGAATACGACAAAATAGCTCAAGCTTTAAAGGATGTAAGAGAGACAGGATACGGATTAGTACCTCCGCAATTGTCGGAGATGAAGCTGGAAGAGCCTGAAATAATAAAGAGTGGAAATAAATGCATAGTGAAATTAAAGGCATCTGCTCCAAGCTTACATTTTATCAAAGCAGACATTCAAACTGAAATTTCTCCAATTATGGGAAATGAAAAAGAAAGCGAAGAAATGGTTAAAAATTTATTTGAACAATTTGAGAATGATCCATCGAAATTATGGCAGAGTAATATGTTTGGCAAAACTTTAGAAGACCTTGTAAAGGATGGATTACAAAATAAATTGTATAAAATGCCGGAAGATGTACAAATTAAGATTCAGAAAACATTACAAAAGATTATTAATGAGGGCAATGGAGGATTAATTTGCATAATTCTTTAGATTATAATATAATATATTATACATGTTAATCTGGGTGTAGCGCAGATGGTAGCGTGCATGAATGGGGTTCATGAGGTCGCAAGTTCAAGTCTTGTCACCCAGACCATCTCAAACCTTTAGGCTCAATGGCTTAGGGGTTTTTATTTTTTCATCTTGCCCCTTTTTCAAACTATTAATGTCACCTTTCAAGTCTGCATACATTTTTTCCAGCAATTCAAATATTTTTTCATTTTCCATATTTATCATCCCTTTCTTATTTCCATTCATAAATTTTAACTCCTTTAATCTTCATCTTCAAATAATGCATCTATGTACTTTTCTAATAATTCCATCTTTTGAGGAGTTATATTTTTACCTTCTAAGTGTACTGCCAAAGTATCAAGCTGATTAAACTTTTTTTCTATGGATACAACATGATGTCAAGCTAACCGTTATTTATTTAAAACACAATACTTTGATTTTAGGTGTAAAAAATTTTTTAAAAAAGGTAATTAAATAATATAAATTACATAAAATATTAAGACTGGAATTTTCATTATTCCAGGTCTTTTTTATTATTCACAATATTTTTAAGATTTATATTCATATATATACAAGGAGGTAGTAACAATGAAAAAATTGTTTTTATTAATTATAGTGCTGGCGCTGTTTTTAACTTCATGTACTGGTACAAACAAACCTGGTAATTCTTCATCTTCTAAAAATGGAGTTTCAAACTCTAATACAACTATAAGTAATAGTGATGATAAAAGTAATAACAACAATGCTGCTGAAAATAAAAAGGCAACCACTGAAAGTAAAAAAACAACTACTGTAATAAAAGTATTTTTAATTGCTATAGATGATAATGGTAAAAGCGGTAAGAAGCTTGACACAGGCGATAGCGTGGTGGCTGTAGAAAGGGTAATTTCCACACCAGAAACACCACTAAAAGGGGCACTAAGTGATTTGTTTTCTATAAAAGACAGAATTTATGGAAAGTCTGGTTTATATAATACTTTATACAAATCAAATCTTAAAGTTGAAAGTGCTAAAATAGTGAATGGAGCAGCAACTGTTAATTTATCAGGAACTTTTAGTCTTGGTGGAGTAATGGATATTCCAAGAGTGAAGGCTCAGCTAATTGAAACTGTTATGCAGTTTCAATCTGTGAAGAGTGCTAAGATTTATATTAATGGCAAGACATTAGATGATGCACTTTCATTAAAATAGCTAATTTACCAAATGAAATTATATAGATACAATAAGTTCTAATTTTATCCCCATTAAAATATTTTGTATTGGAGGGGATAAATATGGATATGACTCAGATTTTAATTTCATCACTTATAGTTGAAGCCTTGTGGGAAACATCAAAAATGTTCTGGCAGAACGGTAAGATAAATTATGATAGAATTGGAGCAGTAGCATTTGGGGAATTAGTAGCCTTAAGTGCAAATATAGATTTTTTAGCTGCTGTAGGGGTTAATATGAGAATCCCTATTGTTGGAAATATTTTAACAGGTTTATTAATATCAAGAGGTGCAAATTTTATGCATGATATTTTGGCATCAGTGGGTACTTTCAGCAGTAATATTAAACAGAAATAATTTCTATTTAAGCAATTGGAGTTTTATGATATATTATTTTGAAAATATAATATACAGAAGAAACACTTTTACTCGTGGAAGAAAATGTAAATGCAATTAAATAATATATTATAATTAGCTTAATAATATAAGATATATGCAATAAAAATAATAAAATATTGAACATATATCTTTTTTTAAAAAAATTAATGAAATGATATTTAAAGTACTGTAAAATATATATTAGAAGGTGAGAATAAATATAAATTAGGGGGAAATGAACATGAAAAAAGTAGCAGTTGTTTTTAATGGTGGAACAATTTCAATGAAGGTGGACCCAAGAATAAAAGCGGCGGTTCCATCATTAACAGGAGAAGATATCATGTCAATGGTAACAGGTATTGAAGAGTTTGCTACTGTTGAATCTTATACTTTTTCTAATGTGCCAAGTCCACATATGACCCCTCTTAATATGATGGAATTATCTAAATTTATAAGAAAACTTTTGGATAGAGATGATATTTCTGGAGTAGTGGTAACCCATGGAACTGATACATTAGAAGAAACAGCATATTTACTTGATTTAACAATAAATAATGAGAAACCTGTAATTGTCACCGGTTCAATGAGAAGCAGTTCTGAACTGGGATATGACGGGCCAGCAAATCTTGCAGCTTCAATTTGTACAGCAATTACCCAAGAAGCAAGGGGAAAGGGAGTTTTGGTATGCTTAAATGATGAACTAAACTGTGCAAGTGAAGTAACAAAAAGTAATTCAATGAGTTTAAATACTTTTAAGAGTCCATATTTTGGACCAGTAGGAATTGTGGATAATAATGAAGTGATATTTTATAGAGACACTTTAAAAAAACAGCACATAAAAACAGATGTTATTGAAACTAAGGTTGATCTGATAAAGTGTGTATCCGGACTGGATTCCAGAATAATTGATTATTACATAAGCCAGGGTGATAAAGGATTAGTAATAGAAGGGCTAGGGAGAGGCAACATTCCTCCAGATATGGTGGATGGAGTTAAAAGGGCCTTAGATAAGGAAATACCAATAGTCCTGGTTTCCAGATGCTATGAAAGCAGGGTACTTGATACTTATGGATATCATGGAGGAGGTAAGGAATTAAAGAACATGGGAGTGATTTTTGGAGATAATCTGCCGGGACAAAAGGCAAGGATAAAGCTCATGGTTGCCTTGGGAGCTTATGGAAATGATAATAAAAAAATAAGGGAGATATTTGAAAAGGACCACTATATTAAATAAGTATAAACTTACAGCCTTAAAGTATAAAACAAAGCACGCTTTAAGGCATTTTCTTATAAAAAATCAAGGCACATATATAATAAAATTTATGAAAGTAACAAATACTTTAATTTTTGAATAGAATGATATAAAAGCCTAATAGGAGAGAAATCTATGAAAATAAATAACAGAATGAATACTATTAAGGAATATCATTTTAAAAAAATTGAAGAAAATAAAAAAGTTCTTATTAATCAAGGAAAAGAAATTATTGATTTAAGCATTGGAGATCCTGATCTGCCAGTGGAAAAATCAATTGTACAGGCACTGGAAAATGCTTTATGTACTAAAAATTACAATAATTATCCTCCATATGACGGTATTATTCAGCTAAAGAATGAGATTATAAATTACTATAAACAGGTATTTAATGTGTCCCTGGTTCGGGAAGAAGTTCTTATTCTTATTGGGTCAAAAGAAGGAATAAGCAATATTATACCTGCTGTATGTGACTTTGGAGATACATTAATTATGCCAGAACCAGCATATCCTGTATATGAAACCTGTTCAAGACTATGGGGAACAGAACCATACACTATACCATTAAAGGAATCACATGGATATCTTCCAGATTTAAGTGCTATTCCAGATAATATAAGAAGGAAAGCTAAATTATTTTTCATTAATTATCCAAATAACCCCACAGGAGCAATAGCAAATGATTATTTTTATAAGTATATAGTTAATTATTGTATAGATAATGATATAGTGTTATGCAATGATGGTGCTTATAATGAAATAATAATGGAAAAAAGGCAGCCATTAAGTCTGCTGCAGTTTGACCCAGATAAAAAGTTTATTGAATTTGGATCATTTTCAAAAACTTATAATATGACTGGTTTCCGAATCGGTTATGTAGTAGGAAATAGAAACATTATAGATGCAATTTGTAAAGTAAAGAGCAATTTGGATTCTGGTCAATTTATTCCAATACAGTTAGCTGCAGTAGCTGCACTAAAACTTGACAGGAATTACGTTGATAGAGTAAGGAAAGTTTATGATAAGAGAAGAGAAATAGCAATTTCAATTTTAAATGAAAAAAATATTAAAGTTTTTAGTGGTGGCGGAACGTTTTATATATGGTGCAAAATCCCACACAATTATACTACAGATGAATTTTGCGAAGAATTACTGGATCAGAATGGTTTAATTGTTACGCCGGGATATTGTTTCGGAAATTCAGGTTATGGATATTTCAGGATATCTCTGACTAAAAGCTGTGGTGAAATTGAAAAAACACTTAAAAAATTAAAAAAGTATGAATAAAGTGTTAACAATTTTGTTTTTTGTATTCTAATTATGTTATAATTCATATAAAAATAAATTTATTAAATAAGTTTTTATGAATTAGTTGTTTTGGAAGGATGTATTATAATGATTAAGAGCATGACTGGTTATGGGAGAGGCAGCTTTGACAAGAATGGAAGAAGCTTCATAGTAGAAATAAAAAGCGTTAATCACAGATATCTGGACTTAAACATTAAAATGCCTAAGAATCTTTTTTCTCTTGAGGATAGAGTGAGAAAAACTATTTCAAATAAAGTCAGCAGGGGTAAAATTGACTTGTTTGTAACACAAAGCAGTTACGGAAGAGCTGATATGACTGCAGTTTTTAACGAAGCTCTTGGAGATAGTTATGTGAAATGTTTAAATGAAATCAAAAATAGATATAACATTAGTGATGGTGTTTCTCTTGGCTTGGTTTCAAAATTCCCGGAGGTTATAACATTAAATCAGGCTGAGGAAGATATGGATGAAATCTGGGATGCACTTAAGCCCGCTTTGGATGAATCATTGGATATGCTTATAACAATGAGGACAAATGAAGGTGAAAAACTGCAGGATAATATTATTAATAAATGTGATTTTATAAAAAGCTATGTTGACAAAATAGAGGAAAAATCACCTGTAATAATCAGTGAATATAAGGAAAAGCTAAATGAAAAAATAAGAGAATTATTAGGTGACAGGCAGATTGATGAAAGCAGAATTGCTATGGAAGTTGCAATATTTGCTGATAAAGCCTGTGTAGATGAAGAAATTGTCAGGCTGAACAGTCATTTAGAGCAGCTTAAAAGCACTATT
This window harbors:
- the der gene encoding ribosome biogenesis GTPase Der translates to MDRPIVAIVGRPNVGKSTLFNKLAGKRISIVEDTPGVTRDRIYAQAEWLKYNFTIIDTGGIETEGTDVIISQMRRQAQIAIDTAKVIIFIVDGKEGLTPADREVAQMLRKSNKPVVLVVNKIDNLKDENNAYEFYNLGIGDPITISASQGLGLGDMLDRVVQHFDEDENYSEEDENIKIAFVGKPNVGKSSLINKLLGEERVIVSDIPGTTRDSIDSYIETDDGKFTLIDTAGLRRKSKVKEQIERYSVIRTYTAIERADVCILMIDSKDGISEQDEKIIGYAHEMSKAIMVVVNKWDLIEKDTKTMDFFKKNLQYNLSFMPYAPYLFISAKSGQRVQKVLQIARQCYANYSKRIKTGVLNDVISRAVMMKEPPVVGTKRLKIYYVTQTGTKPPTFVFFVNDSSTIHFSYERYIENQLRESFDFSGTGIKMEFRERKE
- a CDS encoding NAD(P)H-dependent glycerol-3-phosphate dehydrogenase, coding for MCCNVAILGAGSFGTALAVMLSKNGHKINIWDRNEKTVEDINVKRENIKYLHNVIIPSGVNAYNNKKEAINECDYVILAVPSHVIRSICKDIKELVNKDQIIISIAKGIEEHTGKRLSQVIQEELPESPVVILSGPSHAEEVAQDIPTTVVVSSLNMEYADKVQNLFMNNKFRVYTNDDLIGVEIGGAVKNIIALAAGISDGIGCGDNTKAALMTRGMSEIVRIGVKLGGKPETFSGLTGMGDLIVTCTSMHSRNRRAGILIGKGMSLNEAADQIGMVVEGAKACRAFYELKDKIHVDMPITDTLYKVLFEGKDPKYGVYELMTRDKKQESY
- the spoIVA gene encoding stage IV sporulation protein A gives rise to the protein MESFDIYKDIAERTQGDIYVGVVGPVRTGKSTFIKRFMEIMVLPKIENSYKQQRAKDELPQSGSGKSIHTTEPKFVPNEAVEISLDDNTKLKVRMVDCVGYIVKSALGYMEGENSKMVTTPWYDYEIPFEEAAELGTKKVINEHSTIGLVVTTDGSITDIKREDYVEAEERVVNELKSINKPFIMILNSKHVDNEETIQLKNELEEKYDVPVQAMDVLNMNEQDIEDTLQRVLKEFPVKEININMPEWIEKLDSKHWLKIEFVNVVKSLCKNILKIRDIGKSVDGLRNSEFLDESKINEINMGQGTATVSLKPKHGMFYRILGEVCGQEISGESDLLNILKDMHSAKCEYDKIAQALKDVRETGYGLVPPQLSEMKLEEPEIIKSGNKCIVKLKASAPSLHFIKADIQTEISPIMGNEKESEEMVKNLFEQFENDPSKLWQSNMFGKTLEDLVKDGLQNKLYKMPEDVQIKIQKTLQKIINEGNGGLICIIL
- a CDS encoding GerMN domain-containing protein; this encodes MKKLFLLIIVLALFLTSCTGTNKPGNSSSSKNGVSNSNTTISNSDDKSNNNNAAENKKATTESKKTTTVIKVFLIAIDDNGKSGKKLDTGDSVVAVERVISTPETPLKGALSDLFSIKDRIYGKSGLYNTLYKSNLKVESAKIVNGAATVNLSGTFSLGGVMDIPRVKAQLIETVMQFQSVKSAKIYINGKTLDDALSLK
- a CDS encoding asparaginase, which produces MKKVAVVFNGGTISMKVDPRIKAAVPSLTGEDIMSMVTGIEEFATVESYTFSNVPSPHMTPLNMMELSKFIRKLLDRDDISGVVVTHGTDTLEETAYLLDLTINNEKPVIVTGSMRSSSELGYDGPANLAASICTAITQEARGKGVLVCLNDELNCASEVTKSNSMSLNTFKSPYFGPVGIVDNNEVIFYRDTLKKQHIKTDVIETKVDLIKCVSGLDSRIIDYYISQGDKGLVIEGLGRGNIPPDMVDGVKRALDKEIPIVLVSRCYESRVLDTYGYHGGGKELKNMGVIFGDNLPGQKARIKLMVALGAYGNDNKKIREIFEKDHYIK
- a CDS encoding aminotransferase class I/II-fold pyridoxal phosphate-dependent enzyme, whose amino-acid sequence is MKINNRMNTIKEYHFKKIEENKKVLINQGKEIIDLSIGDPDLPVEKSIVQALENALCTKNYNNYPPYDGIIQLKNEIINYYKQVFNVSLVREEVLILIGSKEGISNIIPAVCDFGDTLIMPEPAYPVYETCSRLWGTEPYTIPLKESHGYLPDLSAIPDNIRRKAKLFFINYPNNPTGAIANDYFYKYIVNYCIDNDIVLCNDGAYNEIIMEKRQPLSLLQFDPDKKFIEFGSFSKTYNMTGFRIGYVVGNRNIIDAICKVKSNLDSGQFIPIQLAAVAALKLDRNYVDRVRKVYDKRREIAISILNEKNIKVFSGGGTFYIWCKIPHNYTTDEFCEELLDQNGLIVTPGYCFGNSGYGYFRISLTKSCGEIEKTLKKLKKYE
- a CDS encoding YicC/YloC family endoribonuclease, with the protein product MIKSMTGYGRGSFDKNGRSFIVEIKSVNHRYLDLNIKMPKNLFSLEDRVRKTISNKVSRGKIDLFVTQSSYGRADMTAVFNEALGDSYVKCLNEIKNRYNISDGVSLGLVSKFPEVITLNQAEEDMDEIWDALKPALDESLDMLITMRTNEGEKLQDNIINKCDFIKSYVDKIEEKSPVIISEYKEKLNEKIRELLGDRQIDESRIAMEVAIFADKACVDEEIVRLNSHLEQLKSTIGLNESVGRKLDFIVQEMNRETNTIASKSTDIEIINTVLNIKNEIEKIREQVQNIE